A part of Candidatus Bathyarchaeia archaeon genomic DNA contains:
- the kae1 gene encoding KEOPS complex N(6)-L-threonylcarbamoyladenine synthase Kae1 — translation MLFLGIESTAHTFGASITDDHGKIITNVNSTYRPPTGIGIHPRKAAEHHNEVSSSVIQQALQGVGDRASPDAICYSAGPGLGPCLRIGATISRALALYMNKPLVPVHHGVAHLDLAMAAGHSRDPLAVLVSGGHTAIAVHLNKRWRIYGETEDITLGNILDMFAREAKLPSPGGVAVESKAKEGRTLLPLPYTVKGNDVAYSGLLTAAIRLLNEGQSLADICFSIQEVSFAMLAEAVERSLVQTRKEEVLLAGGVAANQRLRGMIQSVAEDHGATFHPVPIQYSGDCGAQIACSGRLAFECGIRVPVPESFVNPRWRLDEIDVPWIPRP, via the coding sequence TTGCTGTTCTTAGGAATAGAATCGACCGCACACACTTTCGGGGCGAGCATCACTGATGATCACGGTAAGATAATCACCAACGTGAACTCAACCTATCGCCCGCCAACAGGGATAGGTATCCATCCGAGGAAAGCGGCCGAACATCACAACGAAGTCTCAAGCAGTGTAATACAGCAAGCCCTTCAAGGAGTAGGAGACCGAGCCAGCCCAGATGCGATTTGCTATTCAGCAGGGCCAGGGCTCGGACCATGCCTCAGGATTGGAGCAACGATCTCCAGAGCTCTGGCTCTTTACATGAACAAGCCACTCGTCCCCGTTCACCACGGCGTCGCACACCTAGACCTCGCAATGGCAGCCGGACATTCACGCGATCCATTGGCAGTCCTAGTCTCGGGCGGACATACTGCAATCGCTGTTCATCTGAACAAACGATGGCGGATATACGGCGAGACTGAAGACATTACTCTAGGAAATATTCTCGACATGTTTGCACGCGAGGCGAAGCTCCCGTCTCCCGGAGGGGTCGCCGTTGAGTCAAAAGCCAAAGAAGGTCGTACGCTACTTCCTCTGCCGTACACTGTGAAGGGAAACGACGTTGCTTATTCCGGACTGCTTACAGCCGCCATCCGACTTCTCAACGAGGGGCAGTCCTTGGCAGACATCTGCTTCTCAATCCAGGAAGTCTCATTCGCCATGCTGGCTGAGGCAGTTGAGCGGAGCCTGGTCCAGACGAGGAAGGAGGAGGTTCTACTTGCTGGAGGTGTCGCTGCGAACCAGCGCCTTCGAGGAATGATCCAATCCGTCGCAGAGGATCACGGGGCGACGTTTCATCCAGTTCCGATCCAATACTCTGGAGATTGTGGTGCCCAGATCGCTTGCTCAGGCAGACTCGCGTTTGAATGTGGGATCCGCGTTCCTGTCCCGGAAAGCTTTGTCAATCCGCGATGGCGCCTAGACGAGATTGATGTACCATGGATTCCTCGACCTTAG
- a CDS encoding KEOPS complex subunit Pcc1, whose protein sequence is MIRADFKIATPNKATSRSLVASVQPDNLNMKGLNVKGRALERSASFTLEFDGKIETFIFTLDDLLRCLQAAKETLTKVSS, encoded by the coding sequence ATGATAAGAGCAGATTTCAAGATCGCGACACCGAACAAGGCGACCTCTAGATCTCTCGTTGCATCGGTTCAACCTGATAATCTGAACATGAAAGGTCTCAACGTGAAAGGAAGAGCATTGGAGCGTAGTGCGTCGTTTACTCTCGAATTTGATGGAAAGATTGAAACATTCATATTCACCCTGGACGACCTCCTCCGCTGTCTCCAAGCAGCAAAGGAGACGCTAACAAAAGTATCAAGCTAG
- a CDS encoding 30S ribosomal protein S15 — MARLYSGKRGSSGSTRPVSRRPPAWFKYEPEEVEALVLKLSKEGNAPSIVGQILRDKYGIPLVSQVVGRRLEHIIPEEGRTKIPEDLDNLLKKATSATRHLEKNRKDYPNKRDLALIESKIHRLVSYYRKIGRIPKDWTYKPVAASLD; from the coding sequence TTGGCAAGGCTCTACTCGGGGAAGAGAGGAAGTTCAGGATCGACGAGACCTGTGAGCAGGCGTCCCCCTGCATGGTTCAAGTACGAGCCTGAAGAGGTAGAGGCCCTTGTTCTGAAACTGTCCAAGGAGGGAAACGCGCCGAGCATTGTCGGCCAAATCCTCCGAGACAAATATGGCATTCCCCTAGTCTCGCAAGTCGTTGGCCGGCGCCTTGAACATATTATCCCGGAGGAAGGCCGGACGAAGATTCCTGAAGACCTTGACAATCTTCTCAAAAAGGCGACGAGTGCGACGAGGCACCTTGAAAAGAATCGGAAAGATTACCCGAACAAGAGAGACCTTGCACTGATCGAGTCGAAGATCCATCGGCTTGTAAGCTATTACCGAAAGATTGGGCGAATTCCTAAGGATTGGACGTACAAGCCAGTTGCAGCCAGCCTCGACTAG
- a CDS encoding DHH family phosphoesterase, whose translation MQPASTSLKDRRLELQQAAEEIASIIKDAASKESTILTVTHFDADGLTAGAIAFEAVRRLNTVVHLRIVENLSDKSLEGISSIDSDFIIFTDIGSGYLDTVSRILKNREIVIADHHQMLGEPPANLHHFNTHLLGFNGSEEISGAGTSYLLAKALDQKNVDLSPLAIVGCLGDQQDKGPKRSLTGLNAEILHEAVQAKLVEVTQDLVLFGRQTRPIHRAIASTTTPFFPGLSGEEDRCLALLDSINIPTKVDDRWRTISDLSLEEKRRLVDKIIQHMISLKLSGEVALELIGSVYTLTREEPSTPLRDGREYSSLLNACGRMGKPGLGVALGLGDRGASFEEAQQVYSEYRKFLSKYMNWITQDPKSLVQKEHVVIVRGEGVIDENMTGAVSSILSSSNLFGGSKVTLVVTATKEGESKVSTRGTEQLIEKGLNLGKILQDLSPKHGGYGGGHAIAAGATVPRQNLESFLTQLEKTIESSIK comes from the coding sequence TTGCAGCCAGCCTCGACTAGTCTCAAAGATCGTCGACTGGAACTTCAGCAAGCTGCCGAAGAGATCGCGTCGATAATCAAGGACGCAGCATCGAAAGAATCAACGATTCTAACGGTCACGCACTTCGACGCGGATGGTCTGACTGCTGGCGCGATTGCTTTCGAGGCGGTAAGGCGTCTCAATACCGTCGTTCACTTGCGGATCGTGGAAAATCTCAGCGACAAGAGCCTCGAAGGGATCAGTTCCATCGACTCTGACTTCATCATATTCACGGATATCGGCAGCGGATATCTCGACACGGTTTCGAGGATTCTCAAGAATCGAGAGATTGTTATTGCGGACCATCATCAGATGCTAGGTGAGCCTCCGGCCAATCTCCATCACTTTAACACTCATCTTTTGGGTTTCAACGGCTCGGAAGAGATCAGTGGGGCGGGAACATCCTATCTTCTCGCAAAGGCACTGGACCAGAAGAACGTTGACCTCTCTCCCCTTGCTATTGTTGGATGTCTGGGCGACCAACAGGACAAGGGCCCGAAGAGATCTCTCACAGGCCTCAACGCTGAGATTCTACACGAAGCCGTTCAAGCCAAACTGGTTGAGGTCACGCAAGATCTGGTCTTGTTCGGACGGCAAACTAGGCCGATTCACAGGGCGATCGCGTCAACCACGACACCATTCTTCCCGGGCCTCAGCGGAGAGGAGGATCGTTGTCTGGCTCTTCTTGATTCGATCAACATTCCCACCAAGGTGGATGACCGGTGGCGGACGATCTCTGATCTCTCACTGGAGGAGAAGAGGCGACTTGTGGATAAGATCATTCAACATATGATCTCGTTGAAGCTGAGTGGGGAGGTGGCTCTTGAGCTGATAGGGTCAGTGTACACGCTAACCAGAGAAGAGCCTTCGACGCCTCTCCGCGACGGCAGGGAGTATTCGTCGCTGCTGAATGCTTGCGGTCGTATGGGCAAACCGGGCCTTGGAGTAGCCTTGGGTCTCGGGGACCGTGGTGCATCGTTCGAGGAAGCCCAACAAGTCTATTCGGAATATCGGAAATTCCTGTCGAAGTACATGAACTGGATTACCCAGGACCCCAAGTCACTGGTTCAGAAGGAACACGTGGTGATCGTTAGGGGGGAGGGGGTGATTGATGAGAACATGACTGGAGCCGTTTCTTCAATACTCTCCTCCTCGAATCTCTTCGGCGGCTCAAAGGTAACGTTGGTCGTCACGGCGACAAAGGAGGGTGAATCGAAAGTCTCTACGCGTGGAACCGAACAGCTCATCGAGAAGGGATTGAACCTTGGCAAGATACTTCAGGACCTGTCACCCAAACACGGAGGATATGGGGGCGGCCATGCAATCGCGGCAGGCGCGACAGTACCGCGCCAGAACCTAGAATCATTCCTGACCCAGCTTGAAAAGACGATCGAGTCGTCAATCAAATGA
- a CDS encoding Kae1-associated kinase Bud32, producing the protein MDSSTLELHPLHRGAEADLFLSELPPWKAVVKRRVRKAYRHEQLDAKIRKERTVKETAAIRDAKTAGARTPSILGLDLERFSIIMTFIDGSVARDAIDSMPDSRRLPLLEELGRQVGFLHSAGIVHGDVTTSNIIVPDDGKPFIIDFGMATKSSETEDRGTDLHLLQRSLIATHALDATDSFKRVAKGYRESAGDKIAESSLRKAAEIARRGRYFAIR; encoded by the coding sequence ATGGATTCCTCGACCTTAGAGCTCCATCCTCTACACAGAGGGGCAGAAGCCGATCTCTTTCTGTCAGAGTTGCCTCCATGGAAAGCGGTTGTCAAGAGACGAGTTCGGAAGGCCTATCGCCACGAACAGCTTGACGCCAAGATCAGAAAGGAGAGAACGGTCAAAGAGACAGCTGCAATACGTGATGCTAAGACCGCCGGAGCGAGAACCCCGAGCATCCTCGGACTCGACCTCGAAAGGTTTTCGATCATCATGACGTTTATTGATGGATCAGTCGCGCGGGACGCTATCGATTCAATGCCTGACTCGCGCCGTCTTCCGCTCCTTGAAGAACTTGGCCGCCAGGTCGGGTTTCTTCATTCAGCCGGAATAGTGCACGGTGACGTGACGACATCAAACATTATCGTGCCGGATGACGGAAAACCGTTCATCATAGATTTCGGAATGGCCACGAAATCGTCAGAGACGGAGGATCGCGGAACAGACCTCCACCTGCTCCAAAGATCGCTGATAGCTACTCATGCTCTCGACGCTACTGATTCGTTCAAACGAGTCGCGAAGGGATATCGCGAGAGTGCAGGAGATAAGATAGCAGAATCGAGTCTTCGTAAAGCCGCAGAAATTGCAAGGAGAGGCAGATACTTCGCCATCCGATAG
- a CDS encoding translation initiation factor IF-2 subunit gamma: protein MQPEINVGTLGHVDNGKSTIVQALTGVWTARHSEELRRGITIRIGYADASFYECPSCEPPFNYSTSKICPNCKSETKFLRSVSFVDCPGHHSLMVTMLSGAAIMDGSMFVVSANVKCPQAQDREHMLAAQMVGLRKMVMVQNKIDVVDRARAKTNYQEILDFAKNTVAEGAPVIPVSAQHKLNMDVLIAAIQEKIPTPKRDSSVAPRMSILRSFDVNKPGTEVDNILGGVVGGSVVQGIFKRGEEIEIKPGIKVGEANRVTYEKLVANVESLQAGDGEVKQATPGGLVAVGTDLDPSITKSDGLVGNVLGRSGTLPDILEKVSLDVDLFERAVGTEQLVPVQKIKMNEPLVLNAGTAVTSGLVVSAREDIADVALKKPICADSGSKVALSRRIGESWRLIGFGTIR from the coding sequence ATCCAACCCGAAATCAACGTAGGTACGCTTGGCCATGTCGACAATGGAAAGAGCACCATTGTCCAAGCGCTTACAGGGGTTTGGACAGCCCGACACTCCGAAGAACTTCGTAGAGGTATTACGATCAGGATAGGATATGCTGACGCCTCGTTCTACGAATGCCCGTCATGCGAGCCACCATTCAACTACTCGACTAGCAAGATCTGTCCGAACTGTAAGAGCGAGACGAAATTCCTACGATCGGTGAGTTTCGTCGATTGCCCGGGTCACCACAGCCTGATGGTCACAATGCTCTCCGGTGCTGCCATAATGGATGGATCAATGTTCGTTGTATCTGCGAACGTCAAGTGTCCACAAGCCCAGGACCGAGAGCACATGCTAGCCGCGCAGATGGTTGGCTTGCGCAAGATGGTCATGGTGCAGAACAAGATAGACGTGGTCGACCGGGCGAGGGCCAAGACAAACTATCAGGAGATTCTCGATTTTGCGAAGAATACGGTCGCTGAGGGAGCTCCGGTTATACCGGTTTCTGCTCAGCACAAATTGAACATGGATGTCTTGATCGCTGCGATACAAGAGAAGATTCCGACTCCCAAACGCGACTCGTCAGTTGCCCCGAGAATGTCCATCCTCCGGTCGTTCGACGTCAACAAACCTGGAACCGAAGTGGACAATATTCTGGGAGGAGTTGTGGGAGGATCAGTTGTCCAGGGAATTTTCAAGAGAGGGGAAGAGATCGAGATCAAACCTGGAATAAAGGTGGGCGAGGCAAACCGTGTCACCTACGAAAAGCTCGTTGCGAACGTGGAGAGTTTGCAGGCGGGTGACGGAGAGGTGAAACAGGCAACTCCTGGCGGACTGGTTGCCGTTGGGACGGATCTTGATCCTTCGATTACAAAATCTGATGGATTGGTCGGAAATGTGCTCGGAAGGTCTGGCACTCTTCCGGATATTTTGGAAAAGGTCAGCCTTGATGTTGATCTATTCGAGAGGGCTGTCGGGACAGAACAATTGGTCCCGGTGCAGAAGATCAAGATGAACGAACCACTAGTCCTGAATGCGGGCACAGCTGTCACCTCGGGCTTGGTTGTGTCGGCGAGAGAAGACATTGCAGATGTAGCATTGAAGAAGCCTATCTGCGCTGACTCAGGCTCGAAAGTCGCCCTAAGCCGGAGGATTGGGGAGAGCTGGCGCTTGATCGGGTTCGGAACAATAAGGTAG
- a CDS encoding 30S ribosomal protein S3ae codes for MSKPTKKVRDKWRTKEWYSVYTPSYFGEQNVAGIPCEDPKKLIGRVVETTLYDITNDFSHQSIKLYFLVTSITGDRADTILKSHEYSTDYLRSLVRRGSTRCDGIFTGRTIDNYLTRVYIVGFSHGRINGSQEHGIRQVMGKIVAEKASKLTYSQLCHEMVLGKMGSDVYNEAKKVCPLRHIGVRKSKLLSMPLNLEGVQPKGGAAPEVIAPEIAVPTPEPAA; via the coding sequence GTGTCAAAGCCCACCAAGAAAGTCCGGGACAAGTGGAGGACGAAAGAGTGGTACTCGGTATACACGCCCTCCTACTTTGGAGAACAGAACGTGGCTGGAATACCCTGCGAGGATCCGAAGAAACTTATCGGGCGAGTCGTCGAAACCACTCTCTATGATATTACTAATGACTTCTCTCACCAGTCGATCAAATTATACTTCCTAGTAACCTCCATCACGGGCGACCGGGCCGATACAATCCTCAAGAGCCACGAGTATTCTACCGATTATCTGAGAAGCCTTGTGAGGCGGGGAAGCACTCGCTGCGACGGCATCTTCACCGGTCGAACAATCGACAACTATCTTACACGAGTCTACATTGTGGGATTCAGCCACGGTCGAATAAACGGGTCGCAGGAACATGGGATACGCCAAGTCATGGGCAAGATCGTTGCCGAGAAAGCGTCGAAGCTTACGTACTCGCAGCTCTGCCACGAGATGGTTCTTGGAAAGATGGGATCCGACGTCTACAACGAAGCAAAGAAGGTCTGCCCCCTACGGCATATCGGAGTTCGGAAGTCAAAACTACTCTCGATGCCACTGAACCTTGAGGGTGTGCAGCCAAAGGGAGGGGCCGCTCCTGAAGTCATCGCGCCTGAA